The proteins below come from a single Chryseobacterium capnotolerans genomic window:
- a CDS encoding chorismate mutase, translating into MNLKDLKNEWIDGLTQPLMIAGPCSAESEAQMLETARRIKESNAQVSVFRAGIWKPRTKPNGFEGVGVIGLNWLKKVKEEYGFKTATEVANAHHVFAALEADVDVLWIGARSTVNPFTVQEIAMALRGTDKPVFVKNPVNPDLALWAGALERLLGQDIKNLGVIHRGFSTYQKTKYRNNPNWQIALDFKSQFPNIPMLIDPSHICGNRTGLADITQEALNVGYQGAIIETHSNPDEAWSDAAQQITPEVLADLIGNLKVRSTNLAGFEGEMGRHRTLISDLDFQLIELLSQRMKISEKIGKLKKENDIAIFQPERWKVITEYATQKAKETGMSQDFIEKVFKAIHEESIEVQNSIMIDKN; encoded by the coding sequence ATGAATTTAAAAGATTTAAAAAACGAGTGGATCGATGGGCTTACACAACCATTAATGATCGCAGGACCATGTAGTGCAGAAAGTGAGGCTCAGATGCTTGAAACTGCCAGAAGAATTAAAGAATCTAATGCTCAGGTATCGGTATTCCGTGCAGGAATCTGGAAACCTAGGACGAAGCCTAATGGATTTGAAGGAGTAGGAGTGATTGGTTTGAACTGGCTAAAAAAAGTAAAAGAAGAATATGGTTTTAAAACTGCAACTGAAGTCGCTAATGCTCACCATGTATTTGCAGCGCTAGAAGCAGATGTAGATGTCCTTTGGATTGGAGCACGTTCTACTGTAAACCCTTTCACAGTACAGGAAATTGCAATGGCTTTAAGAGGAACAGATAAGCCGGTATTCGTTAAAAATCCTGTAAACCCAGATCTTGCCTTATGGGCTGGAGCGCTGGAAAGACTTTTAGGTCAGGATATTAAAAACCTGGGAGTAATTCACAGAGGGTTCTCAACATACCAAAAAACAAAATACAGAAATAATCCTAACTGGCAGATCGCTCTTGATTTCAAAAGCCAGTTCCCTAATATTCCAATGCTGATTGACCCTTCTCACATTTGTGGTAACAGAACTGGATTGGCAGATATTACCCAGGAAGCGCTTAACGTGGGTTACCAGGGAGCAATCATCGAAACACACTCTAATCCTGATGAAGCTTGGAGTGATGCTGCACAGCAGATTACTCCTGAAGTATTGGCTGATCTGATTGGGAATTTAAAAGTAAGAAGTACAAATCTTGCTGGTTTCGAAGGGGAAATGGGAAGACACAGAACATTAATCTCAGATCTTGATTTCCAATTAATTGAGCTTCTTTCCCAAAGGATGAAAATCTCAGAAAAGATCGGTAAGCTTAAAAAGGAAAATGATATCGCGATCTTCCAGCCCGAACGTTGGAAAGTGATCACAGAATACGCAACTCAAAAAGCAAAAGAAACAGGAATGTCTCAGGACTTTATTGAGAAAGTGTTCAAAGCCATTCACGAAGAATCTATTGAGGTACAGAATAGTATCATGATCGATAAGAATTAA